Proteins from a genomic interval of Gemmatimonadota bacterium:
- the lpxA gene encoding acyl-ACP--UDP-N-acetylglucosamine O-acyltransferase, with translation MSQRIHPSVLIDPTAELGTDIEIGPFSIVGPGVTVGDGCRLAARTTLERNVRLGERVQVGSGAIIGGPPQDLKYRDEETWVTVGDGTIIREYSTINRGTAASGLTSVGSDCFIMSYVHLAHDCHIGDGVIIANGTQLAGHVTIQDRAALSGLVAVHQFVTIGAHCFIGGATRVSQDIPPFVKAVGNPVELYGLNSIGLQRQGFPPETIAALKRAYRLFFNSDYNLGQALERANTDLPDLPEVKRFLEFVSSSQRGVPA, from the coding sequence ATGAGTCAGCGCATCCATCCCAGCGTGCTGATCGATCCGACCGCGGAACTGGGCACCGATATCGAGATCGGCCCGTTCAGCATTGTCGGTCCCGGTGTCACCGTCGGCGACGGCTGTCGTCTCGCGGCACGCACCACGCTCGAACGCAACGTCCGGCTCGGCGAGCGCGTGCAGGTGGGGAGTGGCGCCATCATCGGCGGGCCACCGCAGGATCTCAAGTATCGCGATGAGGAGACCTGGGTCACCGTCGGCGATGGCACCATCATCCGGGAATACTCAACCATCAATCGTGGCACCGCGGCCTCGGGGCTGACCTCGGTCGGAAGCGACTGTTTCATCATGTCGTATGTCCACCTGGCCCACGACTGCCACATCGGCGATGGCGTCATCATCGCAAATGGCACCCAGTTGGCCGGTCACGTCACCATTCAGGATCGGGCGGCCCTCTCCGGCCTCGTGGCAGTGCACCAGTTTGTGACCATTGGCGCTCACTGCTTCATCGGTGGGGCCACACGTGTGAGCCAGGATATTCCGCCGTTCGTGAAGGCGGTCGGCAACCCGGTGGAGCTCTACGGCCTCAACTCGATCGGCCTGCAGCGACAGGGCTTTCCACCCGAAACCATCGCGGCGCTGAAGCGGGCCTACCGCCTCTTCTTCAATTCCGATTACAACCTCGGTCAGGCGCTCGAGCGCGCCAACACCGATCTGCCGGATCTGCCCGAAGTAAAACGCTTCCTGGAGTTCGTCTCCTCCTCCCAGCGCGGCGTCCCCGCGTGA
- a CDS encoding Gfo/Idh/MocA family oxidoreductase — protein sequence MIERLPVGVVGVGALGRHHARHFASMHGAELVGVYDADLARAAAVAAEVGCRVFETIDGLLGAVRAVSVAVPTSYHRNVGLECLGRGVSVLMEKPITVTLAEADELLAEADRHGVVFAVGHIERFNRAVRAAQTVLERPIFLEGIRLAPFQPRGTDVAVVLDLMIHDLDLANHLVGGVAAVDVRASGVSVLSPHLDMVNARVEFAGGAVASMTASRVARDRVRRLRIFQPSGYVSLDLATGTGSFMRLRDGWRPGTGSSIEEIVETVPLEAPEADALGLELAAFVAAVRGERAAIVSAAEGRSALALALDVTAAVQRAPVPALGR from the coding sequence GTGATCGAGCGGCTGCCGGTCGGCGTCGTCGGGGTGGGTGCCCTTGGGCGCCATCACGCCCGGCACTTCGCGTCGATGCACGGCGCCGAGCTGGTGGGAGTCTATGACGCGGATCTCGCCCGTGCCGCCGCGGTGGCGGCCGAGGTTGGTTGCCGCGTGTTCGAGACGATCGACGGGCTGCTCGGTGCCGTCCGCGCCGTCTCGGTCGCCGTACCGACTTCGTATCATCGCAACGTCGGCCTCGAGTGTCTCGGCCGTGGCGTCTCGGTGTTGATGGAGAAGCCGATCACCGTGACGCTCGCGGAAGCAGACGAACTGCTGGCCGAAGCAGATCGTCACGGCGTGGTGTTCGCCGTCGGCCACATCGAACGATTCAATCGTGCCGTGCGTGCGGCACAGACCGTCCTCGAGCGGCCGATCTTTCTCGAAGGCATCAGACTGGCACCGTTCCAGCCTCGCGGCACCGATGTCGCGGTCGTGCTCGACCTGATGATTCACGATCTCGATCTCGCAAATCATCTCGTGGGTGGCGTGGCCGCCGTCGATGTGCGCGCGAGTGGCGTCTCCGTGCTCTCGCCGCACCTCGACATGGTCAATGCGCGGGTAGAGTTCGCCGGCGGCGCCGTGGCATCGATGACGGCCTCTCGCGTGGCGCGCGATCGAGTGCGTCGCCTGCGGATCTTTCAGCCGTCGGGCTATGTATCGCTCGATCTCGCAACCGGCACCGGCTCCTTCATGCGGCTGCGCGATGGCTGGCGGCCGGGCACCGGGAGCAGTATCGAGGAAATCGTCGAAACGGTCCCCCTCGAGGCTCCCGAAGCAGATGCCCTCGGACTGGAGCTCGCCGCCTTCGTGGCGGCGGTGCGCGGCGAACGCGCGGCCATCGTGAGCGCCGCCGAAGGCCGCAGTGCTCTCGCCCTCGCTCTTGACGTAACGGCGGCCGTCCAGCGTGCCCCGGTTCCTGCACTCGGGCGATGA
- the lpxB gene encoding lipid-A-disaccharide synthase: MNPRILVLAGEPSGDLHGGRVVTALRERFPDATIDAVGGPRMAAAGATIRRSIEGLSAMGLVEILDKFPAHIQLLRSLRRDFANRRYDLVIPIDYPGFHLRVAESAKREGIKVLWYIAPQIWAWRPQRAERFSHAVDRLAVILPFESSFFGRVGISTDYVGHPLVDGEQLPSREASRAALGIPAGARVLALFPGSRHGEIRRLWPAYRDAARRVLAAGGCSHVLVAATADGSYPDAGEFTLVADRGEQVLAAADAVLAKSGTTTLEAALADVPMVVAYRLNPITFVLLRRLITVRWASLVNLVAEQEVVPELIQGAATPEALARAVLPLLDPAGDAARTQRRGLAEVRRRLGGPGASERLAALAGQMLVA, encoded by the coding sequence ATGAACCCGCGGATCCTGGTACTCGCGGGGGAGCCATCGGGCGACCTCCACGGCGGACGCGTCGTCACCGCGCTGCGAGAACGTTTTCCCGATGCCACCATCGATGCGGTTGGTGGGCCGCGGATGGCGGCGGCTGGCGCCACGATCCGCCGCTCCATCGAAGGGCTCTCCGCGATGGGCCTGGTGGAAATCCTCGACAAGTTTCCCGCGCATATCCAGCTGCTCCGATCGCTGCGCCGCGATTTCGCGAACCGACGCTACGACCTCGTCATCCCGATCGACTATCCCGGCTTTCACCTGCGTGTCGCCGAGTCCGCGAAGCGGGAAGGGATCAAGGTGCTCTGGTATATCGCACCGCAGATCTGGGCATGGCGGCCGCAGCGCGCCGAACGCTTTTCCCACGCGGTCGATCGCCTCGCCGTGATTCTCCCCTTCGAGTCGAGCTTCTTTGGCCGGGTCGGCATCTCCACGGATTACGTCGGGCACCCACTCGTGGATGGCGAACAGCTTCCCAGTCGCGAGGCATCACGGGCCGCGCTGGGGATTCCTGCCGGGGCCAGAGTGCTGGCGCTCTTTCCGGGGTCACGGCACGGCGAGATCCGCCGACTCTGGCCGGCGTATCGCGACGCCGCGCGCCGCGTCCTGGCGGCCGGCGGATGCTCCCACGTGCTGGTTGCTGCGACCGCCGACGGCTCCTATCCCGACGCCGGGGAATTCACTCTGGTGGCCGATCGCGGCGAGCAGGTGCTCGCGGCGGCCGATGCGGTTCTGGCAAAGTCGGGCACGACCACGCTCGAGGCGGCCCTCGCCGACGTGCCGATGGTAGTGGCGTACCGGCTCAATCCGATCACGTTTGTGTTGCTGCGCCGACTGATCACCGTGCGCTGGGCGTCGCTGGTGAATCTCGTGGCCGAACAGGAAGTCGTCCCGGAGTTGATTCAGGGGGCCGCGACTCCCGAAGCCCTCGCCCGCGCCGTGCTCCCGTTGCTCGATCCGGCCGGCGACGCGGCGCGCACCCAGCGACGCGGCCTCGCCGAGGTGCGCCGACGACTCGGCGGACCCGGGGCGAGCGAACGACTCGCGGCCCTTGCCGGTCAGATGCTTGTCGCGTGA